From Cannabis sativa cultivar Pink pepper isolate KNU-18-1 chromosome 8, ASM2916894v1, whole genome shotgun sequence, a single genomic window includes:
- the LOC115700901 gene encoding uncharacterized protein LOC115700901 yields MAKSIFLSNYLSLVLARPTTFMATSSSSTLKLVNRTTTFLLSISTSSSLPFSTSTKYPLQYDLIINRPTQSSLDQTHNRRPPLRCTTPNSEYSPEEKEVEENSKPISELGFEGWVDQKLASEKKNNETEGPSSEIMEMDKAKRKYYNKRRQRMYGTDSDEEDWRRRNEDGFVELKPDVVEFSRLHKREEELYFYDTFCYPWEKDKHYKMVYKLEKKYFPDQCLDKAFLEAGESNSNVVIAENRKGKVVAKMSKVDGEKVEGGDGVDSNKGLVFFDEGEEEKRSRELGKDAIISNDVTEKKVEEFFKCLKKVPSKDDAVGVDNGEPYLVTRSTELPPRWDSPNGTVVLINKPKGWTSFTVCGKLRRLVKVKKVGHAGTLDPMATGLLIVCVGKATKLADSYQAMVKGYSGVFRLGEATSTWDADSPVIQREPWEHIKDEDIKKAAATFRGEIWQVPPMFSAIKVGGEKLYEKARRGESIELSPRLISIFKFDIERSLDDRQNLIFRVTCSKGTYIRSLCADFGKALGSCAHLTALRRDSIGEYSADDAWEFKDLKEAITKNYF; encoded by the exons ATGGCGAAATCAATCTTCCTTTCCAATTATCTATCTTTGGTCTTAGCTCGGCCAACAACATTCATGGCCACCTCTTCCTCCTCAACCCTCAAACTTGTAAATAGAACAACCACTTTTCTTCTCTCAATCTCAACTTCTTCTTCACTACCCTTTTCCACTTCTACGAAATACCCACTTCAATACGATTTGATCATTAACCGACCGACTCAGTCCTCACTCGACCAGACTCACAACCGCCGCCCACCCCTTCGATGCACCACACCCAATTCCGAGTACTCGCCGGAGGAGAAGGAGGTGGAGGAGAATTCAAAGCCCATTTCGGAATTGGGTTTTGAAGGGTGGGTCGATCAGAAACTAGCTTCGGAGAAGAAGAATAATGAAACGGAGGGACCCAGCTCTGAGATTATGGAGATGGATAAAGCTAAGAGAAAGTACTATAACAAGAGGAGGCAGAGGATGTACGGAACAGATTCTGATGAAGAAGATTGGAGGAGGAGAAATGAAGATGGGTTTGTAGAGTTGAAGCCTGATGTGGTTGAGTTTTCGAGATTGCATAAGCGAGAAGAAGAGTTGTACTTTTACGATACTTTTTGTTATCCATGGGAGAAAGATAAGCATTATAAGATGGTTTATAAGTTGGAGAAGAAGTATTTTCCTGATCAGTGTTTGGACAAGGCATTTCTTGAAGCTGGAGAGTCAAATTCGAATGTTGTTATTGCTGAGAATCGAAAGGGGAAAGTTGTGGCAAAAATGAGTAAGGTTGATGGTGAGAAAGTTGAGGGTGGTGATGGTGTTGATAGTAATAAGgggcttgttttctttgatgaAGGTGAGGAAGAAAAAAGGAGTAGAGAATTGGGGAAGGATGCCATTATTAGTAATGATGTTACTGAGAAGAAGGTGGAGGAGTTCTTTAAGTGTTTGAAGAAAGTTCCCAGTAAGGATGATGCTGTGGGAGTTGATAATGGGGAACCTTACCTTGTGACTAGGAGTACTGAGCTTCCTCCAAGATGGGATTCTCCCAATGGAACAGTGGTCTTAATCAACAAACCAAAAG GATGGACTTCGTTTACAGTTTGTGGAAAGCTGCGTCGCCTTGTCAAAGTGAAAAAG GTAGGACACGCTGGGACTCTTGATCCTATGGCAACTGGTTTATTAATTGTTTGTGTTGGTAAAGCAACTAAGTTGGCAGATAG CTATCAAGCTATGGTTAAGGGTTACAGTGGGGTTTTCCGTTTAGGTGAAGCTACTTCTACTTGGGATGCTGATTCACCA GTCATTCAGCGTGAACCTTGGGAGCACATCAAAGATGAGGACATAAAAAAAGCAGCAGCAACCTTTCGTGGCGAGATCTGGCAAGTACCTCCAATGTTTTCCGCCATCAAG GTTGGAGGTGAGAAATTGTATGAGAAAGCTAGAAGAGGAGAAAGCATTGAGCTTTCGCCACGACTCATTTCAATCTTCAAATTTGACATTGAACGTAGTTTAGATGACAG ACAAAATCTAATTTTTCGGGTTACATGCTCCAAAGGGACCTACATTAGGTCTCTATGTGCCGATTTTGGGAAGGCTCTTGGAAG cTGTGCTCATTTAACTGCTCTTCGTAGAGATTCAATTG GAGAATATTCCGCCGATGATGCTTGGGAATTCAAAGATTTGAAAGAAGCAATTACCAAAAACTATTTCTAG
- the LOC115699493 gene encoding uncharacterized protein LOC115699493, with protein MESTTTPSWEEDEWNLCNDNGFVYKRWRKSQLDPLTDAVPPPPDSGPDPEAEEMVRRERKRKTLLKLKAQYQREIDQWEYLSNTLCAMEETTLQLQQQRRQTVVSDSSPLPVVPRTVSVCGSLVQELVLQVETQEAIIRDASNLCDIAEAICNAHEEETNQSLIDLPIWAVPASPRELLASLCD; from the exons ATGGAGTCCACAACCACACCATCTTGGGAAGAAGATGAATGGAATCTCTGCAACGACAATGGCTTTGTCTATAAGCGCTGGAGGAAGTCCCAACTTGACCCATTAACCGATGCCGTCCCACCTCCGCCGGATTCCGGTCCGGATCCCGAGGCGGAGGAGATGGTTCGGAGAGAGCGGAAGAGGAAGACGCTGTTGAAGCTCAAAGCTCAGTACCAGAGGGAAATTGACCAGTGGGAGTATTTATCGAATACCTTGTGTGCAATGGAGGAAACTACGCTTCAGCTCCAACAACAACGGCGTCAAACGGTGGTTTCGGACTCTTCTCCGTTACCGGTGGTTCCGCGAACGGTTTCCGTTTGTGGGTCACTGGTTCAAGAACTTGTGTTGCAG GTGGAAACTCAGGAAGCAATTATTAGAGATGCTTCAAATCTTTGTGATATAGCAGAAGCAATTTGCAATGCTCATGAGGAAGAGACAAATCAGTCTTTAATCGATCTCCCGATATGGGCTGTACCAGCTTCACCGCGAGAGCTTTTAGCATCACTTTGTGATTAG